The Syntrophaceae bacterium genomic interval GAAAAACGCCAAGGGGGAAGTCGTCAATCGCTGCGAGACCATCGGCCACCTGGGCAGCTCCAACGTGGACAACGAGGAGTGCTGGCTCATGAGCGTGGCGGCAAGGGCATTAGGCCTGGTGTACATCGATCACCAGGCCCGGGTCTGACACAGTCCATCCGTTGCGGCTCTGGGAGAGTCGTTCGGCCGTGGTTCCATGACGAACCACTATATCGACCTGAAGAACAGCGACGTCATCCTCATCATGGGGAGCAACGCCGCCGAGCACCACCCCATCGCGTTCAAGTGGATCCTGCGGGCCAAGGAGCAGAACGGAGCCCGGATCATCCACGTCGATCCCCGCTACACCAGGACATCCGCCCGCTGCGATTACCACGTTCCGCTGCGGTCCGGAACGGACATCGCCTTCCTGGGGGGAATGATCCACTATATCCTGAGCAACAACAAAGACTTCAAAGAATACGTCGCCAACTACACCAACGCATCCTTTCTCGTCAGCCCGAGTTTCAATTTCAAGGACGGCCTCTTCTCCGGATACGATGCGGAAAAGCGGAAGTACAACAAGGATACGTGGGTCTTCGAGAAGGACGGCCGGGGCATCCCGAAGCGGGACATGACCCTCCAGGATCCCCGCTGCGTCTATCAGCTGCTGAAGAAGCACTACTCCCGCTATACCCTGGAGAAGGTCTCCAGCATCACCGGCGTGACAAAGGAAAACCTGCTGAAGGTGTACGGGGAGTACAGCGCCACCGGCGTGAAGGACAAGGCCGGGACGGAATGCTACGCCCTCGGCTGGACCCATCACACGACGGGGAGCCAGATCATCCGGACCATGTCCATCATCCAGCTCCTTCTGGGCAACATGGGAATCGCCGGCGGCGGCATCAACGCCCTCCGGGGAGAGCCCAACGTCCAGGGATCCACCGATCACTGCATTCTCTACGGCAATCTTCCGGGCTACCTGAAGATGCCCGTGGCATCCCTGACCACCCTGGAGAAGTACCTGGACAAGTGCACCCCCAAATCCAGCGATCCCCAGTCGGCCAATTACTACCAGAACTACCCGAACTTCTTCGTCAGCCTGCTCAAATCCTACTATGACGAAAGAGCGACGAAGGAAAACGGGTTCTGCTACTCCTGGCTGCCGAAGCTCGACGACGGTCATGCCTACTCCCTCATGCACCTCTTCGACAAAATGTACGAGGGGAAGGTGAAAGGCCTCTTCTCCGTCGGGACGGACCCGGCGGTCAGTTCCCCGAATACGGCCAAGGTCCGCAAGGCCCTGGAGAAGCTCGACTGGCTGGTGAGCGCCAACATCTTCGACAACGAGACCTGCTCCTTCTGGAAGGGCCCCGGCGTCGATCCGAAGCAGGTCAAGACGGAATGCTTCCTCCTCCCCGCCTCCGCCACCATGGAGAAGGAGGGCAGCCAGAGCAACAGCGGCCGCTGGGTCCAGTGGAAGTACAAGGCCGCGGAGCCGCCGGAGGACGCCATTCCCGTCGGCGAGATCTGGATCAAGATGATGGATGCCGTCCGGGCTCTCTACAGGAAGGAAGGCGGCAAGTTCCCCGAGCCGATCCTGGGTCTGAAATGGGATTACACGGACCGCCAGGGGCGGTACGACGCCCTGAAGATCTCGAAGCAGATCAACGGCTACTTCCTCCGGGACACCGTCATCGAGGACAAGGAAAAGAAGACCAGCACCGTCTTCAAGAAGGGCCAGCTGGTCCCGACCTTCGGGATGCTCAAGGCCGACGGATCGACCTCCGGCGGCAACTGGATCATGGCCGGCAGTTTCTCCGCCGACGGCGAGAACAAGATGGCCAAGCGGGGCAAGGACGACCCGACGGGTCTCGGCCTCTATCCGAACTGGTCCTTCGCCTGGCCTGTCAACCGGCGCATTCTTTACAACCGCGCCTCCTGCGACGTCAACGGCAACCCCTACAACCCGAAGCGCAAGATCCTGGCCTGGACGGGGGAGAAGTGGGTCGGCGACGTCCCGGACGGCCCCTGGCCGCCCATGGCAAACAAGGAGAAGGGGAAGTACCCCTTCATCATGAAACAGGACGGCCTGGGCGCCATCTTCGGACCCGGCATGGCCGAGGGACCCTTCTCCGAGCATTACGAACCCCTGGAAGGGCCACTCAAGAAGAACCCCCTGTCGAGCCAGCTCATCAACCCGGCCGTCTATATCTTCAAGAGCGACATGGACAAGTACGCCAACGCGGACGAGAAATTCCCCTACGTCTGCACGACCTACTCCTGCACGGAGCACTGGTGCTCCGGCGCACTGACGCGCTGGCAGCTCTGGCTCCTGGAGATGCAGCCGGAGCTCTACGTCGAGATCGGCGATAAGCTGGCCAAGCAGAAGGGCATCCGGAACGGAGAGCGGGTCCGGGTGTCGTCGATCCGCGGACACGTGGAGTGCGTGGCCATGGTGACCAAGCGTTTCCGGCCGTTCCAGGTGGAAGGGAAGGAGGTCCACCAGGTGGGCCTGCCCTTCAACTACGGGTGGCTGTTCCCCAAGGACGGCGGAGACAGCACGAACTTCCTGACCCCCACCGTCGGTTGCCCGAACACCTTCTGCCCCGAGTACAAGGCGTTCATGGTCAACGTCGCGAAGCTATAAGGAGATAGGCCATGAAAGGGATTGAAATCGTCAAAATGATCGATACCAGTCGATGCACGGCCTGTCGGGGCTGCCAGGTGGCCTGCAAGCAGTGGAACGAGATGCCGTCCTTCCGGACGAAGAACCGGGGCAGTTACCAGAATCCTGAGGATCTCCAGTGGAATACCTGGACCCTCATCCGGTTCCAGGAGTATGAGGACGGCAAGGGAAACTTCAAGTGGCTGTTCCGCAAGGACGGCTGCATGCATTGCACCGACGCGGCCTGCATGACGGTCTGCCCCAGCGGCGCCCTGTTCCGCACGGAATACGGAACCGTGGGCGTCAACTCGGAGAAGTGCATCGGCTGCAAGGAGTGCATCGCCGCCTGCCCCTTCGACATTCCGCGGTGGAATCCGGCGACGGACCGCATTACCAAGTGCGATCTATGCTACACCCGGCTGAAGGCCGACCAGAAACCCGCCTGCATCCTGTCCTGCCCGACGGGGGCCCTCCAGATCGGCGACAAGAACGCCATGATCAAAGCGGCCTACAAGCGGGCTGCGGAACTTGGGGGGGACGCCAACGTCTACGGCGACAAGTTCGTCGACGGGACCCACGTCATTTACATCCTGCAGGAAAAACCGGCGATCTACGACGAACTGCCGGAAAAGCCGGCGGTCCCGGCAAGGAGGAGGCGAATAATGAAAAAGGGACTGATTCAGGCGACGGACGCCTTTGAGAGAATCGTACACTGGAGCCTGGCGCTTTCGTGCCTGCTCCTGTGCGTGTCGGGACTGGGGATGATGTTCCACTCCCTCAACTGGATCGGGGAGATCTTCGGAGGTCTCCGGTCCTTGAAGTACATTCACAACTTCACGGGGATCTGGTTCGGTGCGTCCCTGGCCTTCGCCATCGGGATGTGGTGGAAGGAGGCGGGGGTGTTCACGATGCCGGAGGACCTGGACTGGATGATGTGCGGCGGCGGGTACCTGTGGCACGTGGACAAGGTTCCCGAAGTCGGGAAGTACAACCCGGGTCAGAAGGCGTTCTTCCTGGCGGTGGCGGGGTGCGGCGTCCTGATGTTCGTGACGGGGCTCATCATGTGGTTCCCGCTGAGCTTCCCGTCCGGGCTGGTGCGGTGGATGTTCGTGCTGCACGCGCTGGGTTTCGTGACGATCTTCGCGTTCTTTTTCGTGCACCTGTACCTGGGGACGGTTGGTTCCCCCGGATCGCTGCCGGCGATACGACGGGGTGGGTGACGCGGGCGTGGCTGATGAAGCAGCACCCGAAGTGGCTCAAGGAGATGGAGCACGAGGGCAAGCTGGTGGTTTCCGGGGAGGAGAAGCCCGGCGGCGGCCACTGAGTCCCGTCGTCTGCCGTTCGACAACATGAAGAGAGTGAGGGGGCGGATCGTAAATCCGCCCCCTTTTCCTGCGAGGGGCATGCTTTTTCTGAAGCTAGTCTCTTGTCATTATTCATATTGTATCTACCAGACACCTATGTTATAAATGCCATATATTGTCATCTTTATATTGATATACCTGATGTTCCAGCTCTCGTGACAAAGGAGATCAAAACATGATTCCGTCCACCCCGCTGAAATCCCGCCTGCTGTTTGCCCTGTTCACCCTCTTTGCCCTGCTGGGCATGATCTCGGCGCCATCACCGCTTTACTCCGCGGAGCCCCTGCGCGCGGCCGTGGCGGCGAATTTTCAGAATCCCTTCCGGGAGATTGCCGAGTCCTTCACCCGCGAAACGGGCATCCCCGTGGAAGGCGTTTTCTCCTCCTCGGGAAGCCTCTATCACCAGATCACGAACGGCGCCCCGTATGACCTCTTTCTATCCGCCGACGAGACACGGCCTGCCGACCTGTACAAAAAGCAACTCGCCGGGAAGCCTTTTGTGTATGCCAGGGGCAGCATCGTCCTGTGGACTGAAGGAAAGAAATTCTGCGGCGCCGCGAACTGGCGCGAGGTCATGAAGAGAAAGGATGTTCAGAAGGTCGCCATCGCGAACCCCGTAGTGGCGCCCTACGGAGCCGCAGCGGAAGCGGCCCTGCGCAGCACCGGTCTCTGGAACAGTCCGGACAAGAAATGGGTCATCGGACAATCGATCGCCCAGGTCTTCCAGTACACCGCCTCGGGTGGGGCGGATGTCGGCTTCTGCGCCCTTTCCTCCGTGCGGGCATCCAAGACCGACGGCTGTCATTACGACATCGCCGAGGCGCCGCCGATCCTGCAGGGGGCCTGCCTCCTGAACCGCTCGACGAACCGCGCCGGAACAGACCGGTTGCTCCGATACCTCCAGTCACCGGCAGCAGAAGCGATAAAGAAAAAATTCGGATACCGGTAGATGGAGCTTCTTCCCCTTTACCTCTCGGCGAAGCTGGCCTTGATCACGACGCTGGTCCTGATCGTGATCGCCTCTCCCCTGGCCTATATCCTCGCCTGCTTTACCTGGCCGGGCAAAACCTTCGTCGATGCCCTGATTAACCTGCCAATCGCCCTGCCCCCCACGGTCATCGGGTTCTACCTGCTTTGACTCCTGAGCCCCCGGGGAGCCGTCGGCTCTCTGTGGGATAACCTCTTCGGCGGTTCTCTGCTCTTCACGTTCACGGGAATCGTGGTGGCCTGCGCCACCTACAGCCTGCCCTTCGCGATCCAGCCCATCAAGGCCGCCTTCGAGAAACTCGACCCCCGGCTCCGGGAGAGCGCCTACGTCCTCGGACTCTCCCCGCTGGCCACGTTCTTCCGGGTCGTCCTGCCCAACAGCAAGAACGGCATCGCCGCGGCGGCAATCCTGGTCTTTCTGCACAGTCTCGGTGCATTCGGCGTGATCCTCATGGTGGGGGGCAGCATCCCCGGGGAAACGCGGGTCGCCTCCATCGCCATCTACGAGGCCGTCGAGTCGTTTCAATACGAAAAGGCCTGGCTTCTGTCCCTGGCCTTCCTCCCCGTCAGCTACTTCTTCCTTCTGCTCGTGAACAGGCTGACCCGAAGGGAGGCGTCATGAAAGGATTGCACGTCCAAATTTCGAAGCGGCTGGGGAAACTGGAGATCGACGTTGCCTTCTCCTGTCCGGAAGGATCGACCCTGGCCCTGATCGGCCCCTCCGGGGCGGGCAAGACCACGATCATCCGCATGGTGGCTGGACTGGAGCGGCCCGACGACGGGACGATTCTCTTCAACGGAGAGACGTTTTTCGATCAGGCAAGGGGAATCCATCTCTCTCCCCAGAAGCGCCGGCTGGGATACGTCTTTCAGGATTATACGCTCTTTCCGCACCTGTCGCTGTTCGGCAACGCCGCCTTTGCGGCGAGAGACCGTCAGGAGGTCGAGGGACTGTTCCGCTTCTTCGGCCTGAATCCGATGCGGGACCGCAAGCCCCACCAGGTTTCGGGAGGCGAGAAGCAGCGGTGCGCCATCTGCCAGGCCATGGCGACCCGCCCCCGTCTCCTTCTCCTTGACGAGCCCTTCTCCGCCCTAGACGTGGTCACGCGTCACAAACTCAGGGAAGAGCTGAAAAAAATCAAGGAGGAGCGCAGGCTCTCCGTCCTGTACGTGACCCATGACGTCACCGAGGCCCTGTACATGGCGGATGTCATTCTGCCCATCGTCAACGGGAAGATCGACCGCGACTGGCT includes:
- the fdnG gene encoding formate dehydrogenase-N subunit alpha codes for the protein MKITRRRFLTLSGAVGSGIALSSLGLDLAPAKAYADELNKMNRVRTAKQVITTCCYCSVGCGLICSVDRKTGKIFNIEGDPEHPISEGSLCAKGAGFFDLTEANKYRLRKVLYRAPMSDKWEEKDWDWAMERIARLVKDTRDKEFVLKNAKGEVVNRCETIGHLGSSNVDNEECWLMSVAARALGLVYIDHQARVUHSPSVAALGESFGRGSMTNHYIDLKNSDVILIMGSNAAEHHPIAFKWILRAKEQNGARIIHVDPRYTRTSARCDYHVPLRSGTDIAFLGGMIHYILSNNKDFKEYVANYTNASFLVSPSFNFKDGLFSGYDAEKRKYNKDTWVFEKDGRGIPKRDMTLQDPRCVYQLLKKHYSRYTLEKVSSITGVTKENLLKVYGEYSATGVKDKAGTECYALGWTHHTTGSQIIRTMSIIQLLLGNMGIAGGGINALRGEPNVQGSTDHCILYGNLPGYLKMPVASLTTLEKYLDKCTPKSSDPQSANYYQNYPNFFVSLLKSYYDERATKENGFCYSWLPKLDDGHAYSLMHLFDKMYEGKVKGLFSVGTDPAVSSPNTAKVRKALEKLDWLVSANIFDNETCSFWKGPGVDPKQVKTECFLLPASATMEKEGSQSNSGRWVQWKYKAAEPPEDAIPVGEIWIKMMDAVRALYRKEGGKFPEPILGLKWDYTDRQGRYDALKISKQINGYFLRDTVIEDKEKKTSTVFKKGQLVPTFGMLKADGSTSGGNWIMAGSFSADGENKMAKRGKDDPTGLGLYPNWSFAWPVNRRILYNRASCDVNGNPYNPKRKILAWTGEKWVGDVPDGPWPPMANKEKGKYPFIMKQDGLGAIFGPGMAEGPFSEHYEPLEGPLKKNPLSSQLINPAVYIFKSDMDKYANADEKFPYVCTTYSCTEHWCSGALTRWQLWLLEMQPELYVEIGDKLAKQKGIRNGERVRVSSIRGHVECVAMVTKRFRPFQVEGKEVHQVGLPFNYGWLFPKDGGDSTNFLTPTVGCPNTFCPEYKAFMVNVAKL
- the modA gene encoding molybdate ABC transporter substrate-binding protein yields the protein MIPSTPLKSRLLFALFTLFALLGMISAPSPLYSAEPLRAAVAANFQNPFREIAESFTRETGIPVEGVFSSSGSLYHQITNGAPYDLFLSADETRPADLYKKQLAGKPFVYARGSIVLWTEGKKFCGAANWREVMKRKDVQKVAIANPVVAPYGAAAEAALRSTGLWNSPDKKWVIGQSIAQVFQYTASGGADVGFCALSSVRASKTDGCHYDIAEAPPILQGACLLNRSTNRAGTDRLLRYLQSPAAEAIKKKFGYR
- a CDS encoding ATP-binding cassette domain-containing protein, which codes for MKGLHVQISKRLGKLEIDVAFSCPEGSTLALIGPSGAGKTTIIRMVAGLERPDDGTILFNGETFFDQARGIHLSPQKRRLGYVFQDYTLFPHLSLFGNAAFAARDRQEVEGLFRFFGLNPMRDRKPHQVSGGEKQRCAICQAMATRPRLLLLDEPFSALDVVTRHKLREELKKIKEERRLSVLYVTHDVTEALYMADVILPIVNGKIDRDWLEGITHSSGSRELLSKAVREPKLSLAL